The genomic window GCGACATAATGATGCACCACTCGAAAAAGAAAAATGGTATAAAAACACAGCACCAAAAAAGAAATTGATGCAGCTAAATTATGGTTGGAGGAGGCAAGAAAGCgcgaaaataaaataaaagaacgGAAAAAATGTACCGTAGCGTATGTAAAAGAAGAAGACAATATGCCTTGCACCTCACCACCTCCTTACAACGGACCACAACCACAAGCAGCTGTGGGTAATGCCTCCGTGGCCGCACCGTCGCCCGCTGTGGCTCCACAGCCCCTGTATCCCTCGCTGAGACGAGGACGGTCTCTAGATAGAGAAGCCCCCAAAACACGGTCACGGCGCACTAAAGACAACCCGATGTGGGATTGGTCCCCTAGGATGGACGGAGGGGTGGGAAAAGTATTAAGTGAAGAAAAAACATCAGCCGCTGCACATACACATCTGTATGACGATGACGTCGATGATTTTGATTATGATGACAAAACGCCAAGCTGGCCTCCACAGCCGCCTAAAATAAACACGTTCCCAATGGTAGAATTACCTAATCCAACATTTAGGCCAGGCGAACAAGAAACTGCTGACAACCGTCGAATAATGCATGTCTACAGGACATGGACCCAAGAGGACGTGAAGAAGGCAATTGAGGGAGTAGCCTCTCACAAAGCACAGATTGACAAATTCTGCGACGAAATGAAAAATATAATACTTGTGTACCACCTGAATGGTTTCGAGGTCGAAAGGATGTTCCGCTGTAAAATGGGCTCCGATTGGAGCCGCGTGAAAGACAGTTTTGTAGCCCATACAGGTGGTACAGCATATGCCCCCGGCTCCATGGAACTAAATCAACAAGTTCAGAACTTAGAGGATAAATGTAGACTAGT from Alosa sapidissima isolate fAloSap1 chromosome 9, fAloSap1.pri, whole genome shotgun sequence includes these protein-coding regions:
- the LOC121719502 gene encoding uncharacterized protein LOC121719502, with amino-acid sequence MPCTSPPPYNGPQPQAAVGNASVAAPSPAVAPQPLYPSLRRGRSLDREAPKTRSRRTKDNPMWDWSPRMDGGVGKVLSEEKTSAAAHTHLYDDDVDDFDYDDKTPSWPPQPPKINTFPMVELPNPTFRPGEQETADNRRIMHVYRTWTQEDVKKAIEGVASHKAQIDKFCDEMKNIILVYHLNGFEVERMFRCKMGSDWSRVKDSFVAHTGGTAYAPGSMELNQQVQNLEDKCRLVFKKHCDYTKIYATIQKDNEDVWEFRDRFEKVFKAYSGLKTDTEDNKNIYEQQLKQALLQSFRPEIKGWIEKHFVSFRTAAMPEFMEQAKHAEKTAQNKKKEKEKKESGKLVEAFVTAVQGTGGQTGRGRGRGNSRGRGGQGENKPGRRDYENEGDDSNKCYKCGGRGHWARDCPSEDKKGQKYDQDQYDN